A genomic segment from Lignipirellula cremea encodes:
- a CDS encoding DUF1592 domain-containing protein produces MTQARRQITRASMGVFVVAILYVVAPLPAAPADDDAHAQSFSKVVRPFIQKHCVACHGVEKQEGEVRFDGPLPDLVEPKLAEQWLSAKLMMAQGEMPPKGRPRPTADELTPVLAWIDDAAARAATITRGGIGRRALRRLTPREYVSTSLDVLGLSFPHFPVDLSRRLPQDSAEDNFSNDSNQQSTQPLLLRRSLDLAEHLVDVALPEEPHLGSIRYEVDVREFAAKAAAKLTKPQNNFVAYRDDVPAVGDGKPASLSLVGRWSGPNNGRRPQAVTRLDAKRGIVLAPNPVVIGNPMECLTLRLPLVPDGGILRLRAKAGASIPAGETSPVLRLSIAREFVIVPVGEIVVTAPADSPAEYVLEAPLALADADWKGIHRDGHLELQIDNAAALVEPALRSPDEKRKEGDIPLPTRNELLVSSLAVEVVETPSRSPHLLAPSRAGESDRDRARRSLEAFLPQAFRRPARASEVAAHLGLYDAERARGVSFLSAYKAAVTAALISPQMFYLVEPKDAEQRPLTAWELASRLSYLAWGTAPDEELQARAADGGLLREDELRRQLARLLDDPRSYALCREFARQWLDLDSVLHLDPATVVAHQTINQKEDIPWNEDVLRRDMVEEAPRLFEELLRKNRPVESLVGCEIVVINDRLARFYGIDGVSGHQFRAVPAPADRRGGLLTQAGCIAAASHGRERAEILRGVYLIERILGIDIPTPPGNVQPLDVQLNIDKNLRKLSPREHVEAHSSINTCAVCHLRIDPLSFAWDQYDLFGRLRRDKDGKLIAANTSGQLPDKTPFADIEEFRRRLIEPPAETRPTPRFTDAFSRRLYAYVLGRSLDHGDDEHLEAIHATAAKAKGGLRDLLTAMVLSKPFLQK; encoded by the coding sequence ATGACGCAGGCGCGCCGGCAAATCACTCGTGCATCGATGGGCGTTTTCGTCGTCGCCATTCTCTACGTAGTCGCTCCGTTACCGGCCGCTCCAGCCGACGACGACGCGCACGCTCAGTCGTTTTCAAAGGTAGTCCGGCCGTTCATACAGAAGCATTGCGTCGCCTGTCACGGCGTCGAGAAGCAGGAAGGGGAGGTGCGTTTCGATGGTCCTTTGCCCGACCTCGTCGAACCAAAGCTGGCCGAGCAATGGCTCTCGGCCAAGCTAATGATGGCGCAGGGAGAAATGCCGCCCAAGGGTCGCCCTCGTCCGACCGCCGACGAACTTACGCCCGTGCTGGCCTGGATCGACGACGCGGCGGCGCGAGCGGCAACCATCACGCGCGGCGGCATCGGGCGCAGGGCTCTGCGCAGGCTGACGCCGCGCGAGTATGTGAGCACCTCGCTGGACGTGCTCGGACTGTCGTTCCCCCACTTCCCGGTCGATCTGAGCCGACGGCTGCCGCAGGACTCCGCGGAAGACAACTTCAGCAACGACAGCAACCAGCAATCGACTCAGCCGTTGCTGCTGCGGCGGAGCCTCGATTTGGCGGAGCACCTCGTGGATGTTGCGCTGCCGGAAGAACCGCATCTCGGCTCGATCCGCTACGAGGTTGACGTGCGCGAGTTTGCCGCCAAAGCCGCCGCGAAGCTCACCAAACCGCAGAACAACTTCGTGGCCTATCGCGACGATGTTCCCGCCGTGGGCGACGGGAAACCGGCCTCGCTGAGTTTGGTCGGCCGCTGGTCCGGTCCCAACAACGGGCGCCGGCCGCAGGCGGTGACGCGGCTGGATGCGAAGCGTGGGATCGTGCTGGCGCCCAACCCGGTCGTCATCGGCAATCCGATGGAATGTCTGACGCTTCGGTTGCCGCTGGTTCCTGACGGCGGCATATTGCGGTTGCGCGCGAAAGCAGGAGCCAGCATTCCGGCCGGGGAAACCTCCCCAGTGCTGCGGTTGAGCATCGCGCGGGAATTCGTGATCGTGCCCGTCGGCGAGATCGTCGTCACAGCGCCCGCCGACTCGCCCGCGGAATACGTGCTCGAAGCGCCGCTGGCGTTGGCGGACGCCGATTGGAAAGGCATTCATCGTGACGGGCACCTGGAACTACAGATCGATAACGCCGCGGCGCTCGTCGAACCGGCGCTCCGCTCGCCGGACGAGAAGCGGAAGGAAGGCGACATTCCGCTCCCCACGCGCAACGAGTTGCTTGTCAGCTCGCTCGCCGTCGAGGTCGTGGAGACGCCGTCGCGGTCTCCCCATCTGTTGGCGCCATCAAGAGCGGGTGAGAGCGACCGTGACCGCGCTCGACGATCTCTTGAAGCTTTTCTGCCGCAGGCGTTCCGTCGGCCGGCCCGCGCGAGCGAAGTGGCCGCGCACTTGGGACTGTATGACGCCGAGCGGGCGCGGGGAGTCTCGTTCCTTTCGGCTTACAAAGCGGCCGTGACCGCCGCGCTGATCTCGCCGCAAATGTTTTACCTGGTCGAGCCGAAGGACGCGGAGCAGCGTCCGTTGACGGCCTGGGAACTGGCGTCCCGCTTGTCCTATTTGGCGTGGGGAACAGCACCGGACGAAGAACTCCAGGCCCGTGCGGCCGACGGCGGTCTGCTGCGGGAGGACGAGTTGCGGCGTCAGCTTGCCCGCCTGCTCGACGATCCGCGGAGCTATGCGCTTTGTCGGGAGTTTGCCCGGCAGTGGCTGGATCTCGACTCGGTACTCCATCTCGACCCGGCAACCGTCGTGGCTCACCAGACGATCAACCAGAAGGAAGACATTCCCTGGAACGAGGACGTACTGCGCCGGGACATGGTGGAGGAAGCTCCGCGACTTTTTGAGGAGTTGTTGCGAAAGAACCGGCCCGTGGAGTCGCTCGTCGGTTGCGAAATCGTGGTCATCAACGACCGCCTCGCCCGGTTCTACGGCATCGACGGTGTCTCGGGACACCAGTTCCGCGCCGTGCCGGCGCCGGCTGATCGCCGGGGCGGATTGCTGACACAAGCCGGTTGCATTGCGGCCGCGTCGCATGGCCGCGAGCGGGCGGAGATCCTCCGCGGCGTCTATTTAATTGAACGGATTCTCGGCATCGACATACCGACGCCGCCGGGCAATGTGCAGCCACTCGACGTGCAACTGAACATTGACAAGAACCTCCGCAAGTTGTCGCCCCGCGAACATGTAGAAGCTCATTCCAGCATCAACACGTGTGCGGTCTGCCATCTGCGGATCGACCCACTCAGTTTCGCCTGGGACCAGTATGACCTGTTCGGCCGACTGCGTCGCGACAAGGATGGCAAGTTGATCGCGGCCAACACCAGCGGGCAACTGCCCGACAAGACGCCGTTCGCCGATATCGAAGAGTTTCGCCGCCGGTTGATCGAGCCGCCGGCGGAAACGCGCCCGACGCCTCGCTTCACCGACGCCTTTAGTCGGCGGCTGTATGCCTACGTGCTGGGTCGCAGCCTCGACCACGGCGACGACGAGCATCTGGAAGCCATCCACGCCACCGCGGCAAAAGCGAAAGGCGGACTGCGCGACCTGCTGACCGCGATGGTGCTTTCTAAGCCGTTCCTTCAGAAATGA
- a CDS encoding DUF1349 domain-containing protein, with amino-acid sequence MIMTSQAWSAEPPADPFASRSVVAGWTLSHFGKGEQRRFETPLQATFADGKFTLQADSGMLFFKRSDEADGVGFVHRSLEGDGSIMAKVTKFDDFHVWGGAGVMLRDENKPLGLYMCAMLETVHVKDQPDQHPIAASIRMRRQVSNEGFRVQRPDQVKLPVWLKIERQGQTFRSSYSPDGKEWKLLKEMEIPMGPKISAGLTAWNRYGKTKFGTVVFDDVQVRKAP; translated from the coding sequence TTGATCATGACGAGCCAGGCTTGGTCGGCCGAGCCACCGGCTGATCCGTTTGCGTCGCGTTCCGTCGTAGCGGGCTGGACGCTCTCTCATTTCGGCAAAGGGGAGCAGCGTCGCTTCGAAACGCCACTCCAAGCCACTTTCGCTGACGGCAAGTTCACGTTGCAGGCCGACTCGGGCATGCTGTTCTTCAAACGTTCCGACGAGGCGGACGGGGTCGGCTTCGTCCATCGGTCGCTTGAAGGAGATGGCTCGATCATGGCGAAGGTCACCAAGTTCGACGATTTTCACGTTTGGGGCGGCGCGGGCGTGATGCTGCGCGATGAAAACAAGCCGCTGGGACTTTACATGTGCGCGATGCTGGAGACCGTGCATGTCAAGGATCAGCCTGATCAGCATCCCATTGCGGCTTCGATTCGCATGCGCCGCCAGGTCAGCAACGAGGGTTTCCGCGTGCAACGGCCCGACCAGGTCAAACTGCCCGTCTGGCTGAAGATCGAACGGCAGGGCCAGACGTTCCGCAGTTCGTATTCGCCTGACGGCAAAGAGTGGAAGCTGCTGAAAGAAATGGAGATTCCGATGGGTCCGAAAATCTCCGCGGGCCTCACCGCTTGGAACCGTTACGGCAAGACCAAGTTCGGCACGGTGGTTTTCGACGACGTGCAAGTGAGGAAGGCACCATGA
- a CDS encoding amidohydrolase family protein has product MDTILDVFCHCLPPAFCRGVERLAERPLPMYQRACSIRVTVDLDERRRLMDSFPGYQQILSLVSPTIEAHTGPEKSRELARIGNDAMAEMVANEPERFPGFIASLPMNHPEGAQQEADRVVRNLHATGFQLYTNVLGAPLDAAPNLEIIEHLASLGRPIWLHPIRPPTMADYVTESASKLDLWWAFGWPYETSVAMMRLVCAGLFDRWPDLTIITHHCGGLIPLMEGRIEHGLDYAGHRNPPEAMSMVTREPPITGLRRFYADTASFGSRIPLEAARQFFGVERMLFASDMPFDPEEGPGFIRAGIRLLEEMSLTATERRAILADNARRLFGLPTSFKGQ; this is encoded by the coding sequence ATGGACACCATCCTCGACGTTTTCTGCCACTGCCTTCCGCCCGCGTTTTGTCGCGGCGTGGAGCGGCTTGCCGAGCGGCCGCTGCCGATGTACCAACGGGCGTGCTCGATTCGCGTCACGGTCGATCTCGACGAACGCCGCCGGCTGATGGATTCGTTCCCTGGCTACCAACAAATACTGAGCCTGGTTTCGCCCACGATCGAGGCGCATACGGGGCCGGAGAAATCTCGCGAGCTGGCACGGATCGGCAACGATGCGATGGCCGAGATGGTGGCCAACGAGCCGGAGCGATTTCCGGGCTTTATCGCGTCGCTGCCAATGAATCATCCGGAAGGAGCCCAACAGGAAGCCGACCGCGTGGTGCGCAACCTGCACGCGACTGGGTTCCAGCTTTATACGAACGTGTTGGGTGCGCCGCTCGACGCGGCCCCGAACCTGGAGATCATCGAACACCTCGCGTCGCTTGGCCGGCCGATCTGGCTGCATCCGATCCGGCCGCCGACGATGGCCGACTACGTGACGGAATCGGCGTCGAAACTCGATTTGTGGTGGGCGTTTGGTTGGCCCTATGAAACGAGCGTTGCGATGATGCGGCTGGTCTGCGCGGGGCTGTTCGACCGCTGGCCCGATTTGACGATCATCACCCATCACTGCGGCGGGTTGATTCCGTTGATGGAAGGTCGGATCGAACACGGGCTCGACTACGCGGGCCATCGGAATCCTCCCGAAGCGATGTCGATGGTGACGCGCGAGCCGCCGATCACCGGCTTGCGCCGCTTCTACGCTGATACGGCTTCGTTTGGCTCGCGAATTCCCCTCGAAGCCGCGCGGCAATTCTTCGGCGTGGAGCGGATGCTGTTCGCGAGCGACATGCCGTTCGATCCCGAGGAAGGGCCTGGTTTTATTCGGGCGGGGATTCGACTCTTGGAAGAGATGTCGCTGACGGCAACGGAACGCCGGGCAATACTCGCCGACAACGCCCGCCGGCTCTTCGGGCTTCCTACATCGTTCAAGGGACAATGA
- a CDS encoding c-type cytochrome domain-containing protein yields the protein MTLLTVESAFAEQPLESAYADKVVPFLKRHCISCHGAEKPKGDVRFDGPAPDLTDPKVSEKWRMARRMLAQGEMPPEGKPRPSADELLAAMNWIEDAAARAAVVTRGGVGRRDRRAGSGNRARSSQGIGRCVGQVIP from the coding sequence GTGACGCTGCTGACCGTTGAGTCGGCCTTCGCGGAGCAACCGCTTGAGTCGGCCTATGCCGACAAGGTTGTTCCATTCCTCAAGCGGCATTGCATCTCCTGCCACGGGGCCGAGAAACCTAAAGGGGACGTGCGGTTCGATGGGCCGGCTCCTGATTTGACCGACCCGAAGGTGTCCGAGAAGTGGCGGATGGCGCGGCGGATGCTTGCGCAAGGGGAGATGCCGCCGGAGGGAAAGCCGCGTCCCTCCGCCGATGAGCTGCTCGCCGCCATGAACTGGATCGAGGACGCCGCGGCGCGGGCCGCCGTTGTCACTCGCGGCGGCGTCGGGCGGCGCGACCGGCGAGCAGGATCAGGAAATCGCGCGCGCAGCAGCCAAGGCATTGGTCGATGCGTTGGCCAAGTAATTCCGTAG
- a CDS encoding DUF1349 domain-containing protein: MRETIPIRATAFPSCSLRRCEIAFVVSSALVLLAALMTSQAWAAEPAANPFVSREVTPGWTLTHFGQGEQRRLEKPLEAAFADGKFTLQADSGMLFFKRSDEADGVGFVHQPLDGDGSITAKLTRFDGFHQWGGAGLMLRDENKPLGLYMCAMLETVHSKDLPENEHPIAASIRMRRQVSNEGFRVVRPDQVKLPVWLKVERQGKKFSSLYSPDGQSWKLLKEAEIEME; this comes from the coding sequence ATGAGAGAAACGATCCCAATCCGTGCCACCGCGTTTCCATCGTGTTCGTTGCGACGATGCGAGATTGCGTTTGTGGTTTCATCAGCACTGGTTCTTCTGGCCGCCCTGATGACAAGCCAGGCTTGGGCGGCGGAGCCTGCGGCGAATCCGTTCGTCTCGCGTGAAGTCACGCCCGGTTGGACGCTGACGCACTTTGGCCAGGGCGAGCAGCGTCGCTTGGAAAAGCCGCTGGAGGCGGCCTTCGCCGACGGCAAGTTTACCTTGCAAGCTGATTCGGGAATGCTGTTCTTCAAGCGTTCCGACGAAGCCGATGGCGTGGGCTTTGTGCATCAACCGCTTGATGGGGACGGCTCGATCACGGCGAAGCTCACACGCTTCGACGGCTTTCACCAGTGGGGTGGGGCGGGCTTGATGCTCCGCGACGAGAACAAGCCGCTGGGGCTTTACATGTGCGCGATGCTCGAAACGGTGCATTCCAAAGACCTTCCCGAAAACGAGCACCCGATCGCGGCGTCGATCCGTATGCGCCGCCAAGTCAGCAACGAGGGCTTTCGCGTGGTGCGCCCTGATCAGGTCAAACTGCCCGTGTGGCTCAAGGTCGAACGGCAGGGCAAGAAGTTCAGCAGTCTCTACTCGCCCGACGGCCAGTCGTGGAAGTTGCTCAAGGAAGCCGAGATCGAGATGGAGTAA
- a CDS encoding DUF1552 domain-containing protein, with protein MPWLETVAAASEKNAGSPPGRAVFFMVPSGVNMWRWHPKEFGPNYQLSSTLATLSPFRKELTIFSGLEHAKGAGGGHYEVGVWLTGNEKYKSKDGPVEPNTISIDQHIAGAIGSRTRIGSLVLSAPGGSVTTSFDAKGAPFNAENNLRRLFGELVGSPDVMQRLQRRSSILDLVGEQARGLSRQLGSNDRRRFDDYLQSVRDVESRLQADRGYFSSQPLPIAADELTLDVDPQQQRQDYFKTMLELVALALRNDQTRIVSILACGSGHEFFGNWPECGKGTHHSASHATNFDAEEQKPQPYAFLESVDKWFIAHLARFLQRLEETQDGDGSLLANTMVLYGGGMSWTHNPSNLPMLLAGGSRLGLKHGSHLRFNPHKDFKGQVDKSAKPEQTTVCDVLRTMSERLGVSAAGFGDSRRVVNELLTG; from the coding sequence TTGCCCTGGCTCGAAACCGTCGCGGCCGCGTCGGAGAAGAACGCTGGTTCGCCTCCGGGCCGCGCCGTGTTTTTCATGGTTCCAAGCGGCGTGAATATGTGGCGTTGGCACCCGAAAGAGTTCGGCCCCAACTACCAACTGAGCAGCACGCTCGCGACACTTTCGCCGTTCCGCAAGGAACTGACGATTTTCTCCGGCCTCGAGCACGCGAAGGGTGCCGGCGGCGGCCACTACGAAGTCGGCGTGTGGCTCACAGGGAACGAAAAGTACAAGAGCAAGGACGGCCCGGTCGAACCCAACACCATCTCGATCGACCAGCACATCGCCGGGGCGATCGGCAGCCGGACGCGCATCGGCAGCCTAGTGCTCAGCGCCCCCGGCGGCAGCGTCACCACCTCGTTCGACGCCAAGGGAGCGCCGTTCAACGCCGAAAACAACCTGCGGCGATTGTTCGGCGAGTTGGTCGGTTCGCCCGATGTGATGCAGCGGCTCCAGCGCCGGTCGAGCATCCTCGATCTGGTCGGCGAGCAGGCGCGCGGGCTGTCGCGGCAGCTTGGCAGCAACGACCGCCGTCGCTTCGACGATTACCTGCAAAGCGTCCGCGACGTGGAATCGCGGTTGCAGGCCGACCGCGGGTACTTTTCATCGCAGCCCCTGCCCATCGCGGCGGACGAACTGACGCTCGACGTCGACCCGCAGCAGCAGCGGCAGGACTATTTCAAGACCATGCTGGAACTGGTGGCCCTGGCGCTTCGCAACGACCAAACGCGGATCGTTTCGATTCTGGCCTGCGGTTCGGGGCACGAGTTCTTCGGCAACTGGCCCGAGTGCGGCAAGGGGACGCATCACAGCGCGTCACACGCCACGAACTTCGACGCCGAGGAGCAAAAGCCGCAGCCTTACGCCTTCCTCGAAAGCGTCGACAAGTGGTTCATCGCCCACTTGGCGCGGTTCCTCCAGCGCTTGGAGGAGACGCAGGACGGCGACGGCTCGCTGCTGGCCAACACGATGGTGCTATACGGCGGCGGCATGAGCTGGACGCACAATCCGTCGAACCTGCCGATGCTGCTGGCCGGCGGCAGCCGCCTGGGACTAAAGCATGGCAGCCACCTGCGGTTCAACCCGCACAAGGATTTCAAGGGCCAGGTCGACAAGAGCGCGAAGCCCGAACAAACCACCGTGTGCGATGTGCTGCGGACCATGTCTGAACGCCTCGGCGTTTCCGCCGCTGGTTTCGGCGACAGTCGGCGCGTCGTCAATGAACTGCTGACAGGATGA